Proteins encoded in a region of the Tautonia rosea genome:
- a CDS encoding DUF4175 domain-containing protein, whose protein sequence is MSFPSQCLPRLPLMLSLLLGSMVLAHAVVAQDGIDDIFDTPTPKPSTPAEADTDAPSPPAATEAAVPLGGDRSRMGFTQENVAAQMAELEERMFRLSEALLNLEPENASRLRLALKFSREELILQQMRDTQALLEEAQLGKAETEVRQLLAKLEHLRNLLLAEDLDFELKLARLRQMRETLAQLERIIKEEQRELAWSRSAIETQEELDRLRSRREDLESIIRDQNAVLETTTNGKDAATPKDRAEAVSGAIAREAGVRETAATLAADPLFAEREPAWLKQAIPHVDDTTTHLEADSLDPALNSGQQALDLFLKERDRLDERIAEAEAAISEDQFRQFERDQNRNRDATDALSRVSSRLGDAGVSLQKNLIDASGAMRDAEGNLAQTEPEPAANDQLDALKKLLESRETLAGAMEDLLVELRTELQAQILADLTEMYEAQVAIRESTEAQAPRAAEQSRTALIALAGLAKSEAELAARIEQLTDLVEITEFGIALPTSLRVLGREMLAVEALLKAGDATQPTIALERRIEEDLLGLIQAMRRLPPSTPPPPGTPLPTNPRDRERELNRLVAELKMIRMLQTRLNDDTVIVDETRPDDTPLSAELRRAIDALRNNQDEIRASLSKIGRQLEPPGLGGEVDL, encoded by the coding sequence ATGAGCTTCCCTAGCCAGTGCCTCCCGCGGCTGCCGCTGATGCTCTCGCTCCTCCTGGGCTCGATGGTGCTTGCGCATGCCGTCGTCGCTCAGGACGGAATCGATGACATCTTCGACACACCCACGCCAAAACCCTCGACCCCGGCCGAGGCGGACACCGACGCTCCGTCGCCCCCTGCCGCCACCGAGGCTGCGGTCCCCCTGGGCGGTGATCGCAGCCGGATGGGCTTCACCCAGGAGAACGTGGCCGCGCAAATGGCCGAACTGGAGGAGCGGATGTTCCGGCTCTCCGAGGCCTTGCTCAACCTTGAACCCGAGAACGCCTCGCGGCTTCGACTGGCGCTGAAGTTTTCGCGAGAGGAACTGATCCTCCAGCAGATGCGTGATACGCAAGCCCTGCTTGAGGAAGCCCAGCTCGGAAAGGCAGAGACGGAGGTCCGTCAACTGCTGGCAAAGCTTGAACATCTTCGCAATCTCTTGCTGGCGGAAGATCTGGATTTCGAGCTGAAACTCGCCCGGCTTCGTCAGATGCGCGAGACTCTCGCTCAGCTCGAACGCATCATCAAGGAAGAACAGCGCGAGTTGGCCTGGTCTCGTTCGGCGATCGAGACGCAGGAAGAGCTGGATCGCCTCCGATCACGACGGGAGGACCTGGAGTCGATCATCCGCGATCAAAACGCGGTGCTTGAGACGACCACAAACGGCAAAGATGCGGCAACACCCAAGGATCGGGCCGAGGCGGTGTCGGGAGCGATTGCTCGGGAGGCTGGTGTCCGTGAGACTGCGGCCACGCTGGCGGCCGATCCGCTCTTCGCCGAGCGCGAACCGGCCTGGCTCAAGCAAGCGATTCCCCATGTGGACGACACGACAACCCACCTGGAGGCGGACTCGCTGGATCCGGCCCTGAACTCGGGGCAGCAGGCACTCGACCTGTTTCTCAAGGAACGCGACCGGCTCGATGAGCGAATCGCCGAGGCCGAAGCTGCCATTTCCGAGGATCAGTTCCGCCAGTTCGAACGCGACCAGAACCGAAACCGAGATGCCACCGACGCCCTGTCTCGTGTTTCGTCTCGGCTGGGAGATGCGGGAGTCTCGCTTCAGAAGAATCTCATCGACGCCAGCGGAGCGATGCGAGACGCCGAGGGCAACCTTGCCCAGACCGAGCCCGAGCCGGCAGCGAACGATCAGCTTGATGCCCTGAAAAAGCTTCTGGAATCGCGCGAGACACTCGCCGGAGCAATGGAAGACTTGCTTGTTGAACTGCGCACGGAGTTGCAAGCGCAGATTCTGGCCGATTTGACCGAAATGTACGAGGCTCAGGTCGCCATCCGGGAATCGACGGAAGCCCAGGCCCCCCGAGCGGCCGAGCAATCGCGCACGGCGTTGATCGCTCTGGCGGGACTGGCCAAGAGTGAGGCCGAGCTGGCGGCTCGCATCGAACAGTTGACCGATCTGGTTGAGATCACCGAGTTCGGAATCGCCCTGCCAACCTCGCTCCGCGTGCTAGGACGCGAGATGCTGGCGGTCGAAGCCTTGCTCAAGGCGGGTGATGCGACCCAACCGACGATTGCCCTGGAGCGACGCATCGAGGAGGACCTGCTCGGCCTGATTCAGGCCATGCGGCGGCTCCCCCCCTCGACCCCGCCGCCCCCCGGAACCCCGCTGCCCACGAACCCTCGCGATCGGGAACGGGAACTCAATCGCCTGGTCGCGGAGTTGAAGATGATTCGCATGCTTCAAACGCGTCTGAACGACGACACGGTGATCGTGGATGAAACGCGGCCCGACGACACTCCCCTCTCAGCCGAATTGCGTCGAGCGATTGACGCCCTGCGCAACAATCAGGATGAGATTCGTGCATCGCTCTCTAAGATCGGCCGGCAGTTGGAACCGCCCGGCCTTGGCGGCGAGGTGGATTTGTGA
- a CDS encoding BatA domain-containing protein, which translates to MMTFLTPLLLWGTLLGAVPLIIHLLNRRRFRRVEWAPMRLLKLTVRRNRRRLQIEQWLLLLLRIALPILLFLMLARPILDPTGLEGWAGPGSRTSRIVLVDDSLSMGYEGEGPPAFQEAREVTAALFAQARPQDRCSLVTTSRPGVPVLLEVEGSRQDELSSAALGLAQTETYTGWPAVFEALDGVLESCTFPTQQLTIITDLRRSGWDEGVGPMARRWQERGLIVRIVDVGDDGDRAGNLAVESLQPLDRTILADAESRWEATIRNDSPSTITGASAILRVDDAPTELPLPEIAARSSVRVPITVRFPGLGPHDLAIELPEDPLPGDNRRWAAVEVKESLLIRLVDGEPSSEPFGGEVDYLAAPLSIGVGDADAWRVEVVQDEDFLSNRLAIPDVLILANVASPTPEQADRLIRQVREGMGLMIFAGARMDIGSYHDLFDRDEARLLPARMRGMVDQEIRGVIIEPVRPSPLEALLELRPSALERVAVRQVMTVEEGGDDAEGSIRVLARWNDPERSPAVIERIVGEGRVLLWTTTADRDGNDWPVEPSFVLAIREAVRGTARATPLANTVTAGEPIRKVVETSQSLSDIRLFPPNDGEPRALTAVPLNPSSDENPSTSLIIDVPDTRRAGLYRLTWEEGPLGVQNELSAANPDPRESELDRIGRDEVTQLLEPLEVEVASGRSGTEALSSPTGRELWRALAWGLLALMIAEPMLTTWIGRSR; encoded by the coding sequence ATGATGACCTTTCTCACCCCCCTGCTCCTCTGGGGAACCTTGCTGGGCGCCGTCCCGCTCATCATCCACCTGTTGAACCGCCGACGGTTCCGACGCGTGGAATGGGCACCGATGCGACTGCTGAAACTGACGGTGCGTCGCAATCGCCGACGCCTGCAGATCGAACAGTGGTTGCTCTTGCTTTTGCGCATTGCGTTACCGATCCTCCTCTTTCTCATGCTCGCCCGGCCAATCCTCGACCCGACCGGCCTGGAAGGCTGGGCCGGGCCGGGAAGCCGGACGAGCCGAATCGTCCTGGTGGATGATTCCCTGAGCATGGGATACGAGGGGGAAGGCCCCCCAGCGTTTCAAGAGGCCCGAGAGGTCACCGCGGCCCTGTTCGCCCAGGCGAGGCCGCAGGACCGCTGCTCACTGGTGACGACTTCAAGGCCGGGGGTCCCGGTCCTGCTGGAAGTCGAAGGCAGCCGCCAGGACGAGCTGTCGAGCGCGGCCCTGGGATTGGCTCAGACGGAAACGTACACCGGATGGCCCGCCGTGTTCGAGGCGCTGGATGGAGTTTTGGAATCGTGCACGTTTCCGACCCAGCAACTGACAATCATTACCGATTTACGCCGATCGGGCTGGGATGAAGGGGTCGGGCCGATGGCCCGACGGTGGCAGGAACGCGGACTCATCGTTCGAATCGTGGATGTGGGAGACGACGGCGACCGAGCGGGGAACCTCGCGGTCGAGTCTCTGCAACCGCTCGACCGAACCATCCTGGCCGATGCCGAAAGCCGCTGGGAGGCGACGATCCGGAACGACTCGCCGAGTACCATCACAGGAGCCTCGGCGATTCTCCGCGTCGATGATGCCCCGACCGAGCTTCCCTTGCCGGAGATCGCCGCTCGATCGAGCGTTCGTGTGCCGATCACGGTCCGATTTCCAGGCCTCGGCCCGCACGACCTGGCCATTGAGCTGCCCGAAGACCCCCTGCCCGGCGACAACCGCCGCTGGGCCGCGGTGGAGGTGAAGGAGTCGCTCCTCATCCGCCTGGTCGATGGCGAGCCGTCCTCGGAGCCGTTTGGCGGCGAGGTCGATTACCTGGCCGCTCCGCTCTCGATCGGCGTGGGCGACGCCGACGCCTGGCGCGTCGAGGTGGTGCAAGATGAGGATTTTCTGTCGAACAGGCTTGCAATTCCCGATGTACTCATCCTTGCCAACGTTGCCTCGCCCACTCCGGAACAGGCGGATCGTCTGATTCGACAGGTACGTGAGGGGATGGGTCTGATGATTTTCGCCGGAGCCAGGATGGACATCGGATCGTATCACGATCTGTTCGATCGCGACGAGGCTCGCCTGCTGCCGGCGCGGATGCGGGGAATGGTCGATCAGGAGATTCGCGGGGTCATCATTGAGCCGGTGCGACCGTCTCCGCTGGAAGCCTTGCTGGAGCTTCGGCCCTCGGCGCTGGAGCGGGTGGCGGTACGGCAAGTGATGACGGTTGAGGAGGGAGGAGACGATGCCGAGGGAAGCATCCGGGTGCTCGCCCGCTGGAACGATCCCGAGCGATCGCCCGCGGTGATCGAGCGGATCGTGGGGGAGGGTCGTGTCTTGCTCTGGACGACCACAGCCGACCGCGACGGCAACGACTGGCCGGTCGAGCCGAGCTTCGTGCTGGCCATCCGCGAAGCCGTACGGGGAACGGCACGGGCCACTCCCCTAGCAAATACCGTCACGGCGGGCGAACCGATTCGGAAGGTGGTGGAGACCAGCCAGTCACTGAGCGACATCCGCCTCTTCCCACCCAATGACGGCGAGCCGCGAGCACTCACTGCCGTTCCCTTGAATCCGTCCAGCGACGAGAATCCCAGCACCTCTCTCATCATTGATGTTCCCGATACGCGCCGCGCGGGTCTTTACCGGCTGACCTGGGAAGAGGGCCCGCTTGGCGTTCAGAACGAGCTTTCGGCGGCGAATCCTGATCCCCGCGAAAGTGAGCTGGATCGGATCGGTCGTGACGAGGTCACCCAACTGCTTGAGCCCCTGGAGGTCGAGGTGGCCTCCGGCCGAAGCGGAACCGAAGCCCTCTCGTCTCCGACCGGCCGGGAACTCTGGCGAGCGCTCGCCTGGGGATTGCTTGCCCTGATGATTGCCGAGCCAATGCTCACAACCTGGATCGGCCGATCGCGTTAG
- a CDS encoding VWA domain-containing protein, which yields MNRSLWQHMLGIETSPGAEMVGKSRLELSAVPGGGGVLALTLVTLAIVAMLWFLARRERTDLSRPRRALIVGLRTVSLLAVAAMLTEPVLITSRRESIPSHLLMIVDDSESMRFSDPYTDEARASAVATMLGIEPEEGKSSAARLRETARIDLVRRTLSPQLERLGKGRTVSLDTLESASRGGGVSQGKPESLDAIEADRAVSPLGDAVRGVLASHRGRPVAGIVLVSDGRSNVGEDPIRVAEAAANQGIPIFAIAAGSEEGPRNVRLAELELSPVAFVREPMTLAAVVDARGLQDAEATLTLERRINQGDWEAIEERRIALGEDGQLTRETFRTTPSVVGSYEYRARLEDAGPELTLDDNDVTAAARVVRQQIRVLLIAGGPSPEIQFLRNAMQRDAQVEFVSWLQHADAGYRQVGDRPILRLPNSREELANYDVLVLVDPDMSALGPEWEQMIVDFVGKDAGGLIFVAGELHSQQLFDEDAGGLPADSWTRILPVVRDPGLYRTEAEVRLSSANTYVLDLTNEGRADPVFAFHPDPIRNRAILSSLPGMYWSFPVTRARPGATVLARHGDPRMQNQYGRHVLLASQLYGPGRTVFLGFDSTYRWRYLSEDYFDGFWARLIDRVGRNKALGGRFPFQVGLGKEGYRVGDTVAMQVRFTDESAIAEGSDLIAELERAGEPPEPIRFDPDPSDPAGLTATFPADRAGAYTLRIVPATTGDPGSGVRVSTTTFRVDPPRREVDEPSLNRPLLNDLARMTGGQVIELTDLDRLDQLISMREVTRTLETRQELWNAPLLAALLMIALTSEWIVRKLVRMI from the coding sequence ATGAACCGCAGTCTCTGGCAGCACATGCTGGGCATCGAAACGTCGCCGGGGGCCGAGATGGTCGGCAAGTCTCGGCTAGAGCTTTCGGCCGTGCCGGGAGGCGGTGGGGTCCTGGCCCTCACGCTGGTCACACTGGCGATCGTGGCAATGCTCTGGTTTCTCGCCCGTCGAGAACGGACAGATCTGAGCCGCCCTCGTCGCGCCCTGATTGTCGGCCTGCGCACGGTGTCCCTGCTGGCCGTGGCCGCGATGTTGACCGAGCCGGTGCTGATCACCAGCCGCCGCGAGTCGATTCCGTCTCACCTGTTGATGATTGTGGATGATTCGGAAAGCATGCGGTTCTCCGATCCGTACACAGACGAGGCACGCGCCTCGGCAGTTGCCACGATGCTCGGCATCGAGCCCGAGGAGGGGAAATCCTCTGCGGCTCGGTTGCGAGAAACCGCTCGCATCGACCTGGTGCGCAGGACCTTGAGTCCTCAGCTTGAGCGGCTGGGCAAGGGCCGGACCGTCTCGCTGGACACGTTGGAGTCTGCCAGTCGGGGGGGGGGTGTCTCTCAAGGAAAACCGGAATCGCTCGACGCGATCGAGGCCGATCGCGCGGTCTCACCGCTGGGAGACGCCGTGCGGGGCGTTCTGGCAAGCCATCGAGGCCGGCCGGTGGCGGGCATCGTGCTCGTGAGCGATGGCCGATCGAACGTGGGGGAAGACCCGATTCGCGTGGCCGAGGCCGCAGCCAATCAAGGCATCCCGATTTTTGCGATTGCAGCCGGGTCGGAAGAAGGTCCCCGAAACGTTCGCCTGGCCGAGTTGGAGCTTAGTCCCGTCGCCTTCGTCCGCGAACCGATGACCCTGGCCGCCGTGGTGGATGCCAGAGGGTTGCAGGATGCCGAGGCCACACTCACGCTCGAACGTCGCATCAATCAAGGGGATTGGGAGGCGATCGAGGAGCGTCGCATTGCGCTCGGCGAGGATGGTCAGTTGACGAGGGAGACGTTTCGAACCACGCCGAGCGTCGTCGGCTCGTACGAGTATCGAGCTCGGCTTGAGGACGCCGGGCCGGAGCTGACCCTCGACGACAACGACGTGACCGCGGCCGCTCGGGTCGTCCGACAGCAGATTCGCGTCTTGCTGATTGCCGGCGGGCCGTCTCCCGAGATTCAGTTTCTCCGCAATGCCATGCAACGCGATGCCCAGGTCGAGTTCGTGTCGTGGCTCCAGCACGCCGACGCGGGGTATCGGCAGGTCGGCGATCGGCCGATCCTTCGCCTGCCGAACTCGCGAGAGGAGTTGGCAAATTACGATGTTCTTGTGCTTGTTGATCCCGACATGAGCGCGCTCGGTCCCGAGTGGGAACAGATGATTGTTGACTTCGTGGGCAAGGATGCCGGCGGGCTCATCTTCGTGGCGGGTGAACTGCATTCACAGCAACTGTTCGACGAAGACGCCGGCGGATTGCCTGCTGACTCGTGGACGCGCATCCTTCCGGTGGTTCGCGATCCGGGACTCTATCGGACCGAGGCGGAGGTCCGACTGAGCTCGGCAAACACCTATGTGCTGGATCTCACGAATGAAGGGCGAGCCGATCCGGTCTTCGCCTTCCATCCCGACCCGATCCGCAACCGGGCGATTCTCAGCAGCCTGCCGGGAATGTACTGGAGCTTTCCCGTCACCCGGGCCCGACCCGGCGCGACCGTGCTGGCGCGCCACGGCGACCCGAGGATGCAGAACCAGTACGGTCGGCACGTCTTGCTCGCCTCACAGCTCTACGGGCCGGGGCGAACGGTTTTCCTCGGCTTCGACAGCACGTATCGCTGGCGGTATCTCTCGGAAGATTACTTTGATGGGTTTTGGGCTCGCCTGATCGATCGCGTCGGGCGGAACAAGGCACTCGGCGGTCGCTTCCCGTTCCAGGTCGGGCTGGGCAAGGAGGGCTACCGGGTCGGTGATACGGTGGCCATGCAGGTTCGTTTTACCGATGAATCGGCCATTGCCGAGGGGTCCGACCTAATCGCCGAGCTGGAGCGCGCCGGAGAGCCCCCCGAGCCGATCCGGTTCGACCCCGACCCGAGCGATCCCGCCGGCCTGACCGCCACCTTCCCGGCGGATCGCGCCGGGGCCTATACCCTGCGCATCGTTCCCGCAACGACGGGCGACCCGGGGTCGGGTGTGCGAGTCTCGACCACCACGTTCCGGGTCGATCCCCCGCGTCGCGAAGTCGATGAGCCGAGCCTGAACCGCCCCTTGCTCAACGATCTGGCCCGCATGACGGGCGGTCAGGTGATTGAGTTGACCGATCTGGATCGCCTGGATCAACTGATCTCGATGCGAGAGGTGACTCGCACCCTGGAAACGCGGCAGGAACTCTGGAACGCTCCATTGCTGGCCGCGCTGCTCATGATCGCCCTGACGAGTGAATGGATCGTTCGCAAACTCGTACGCATGATCTAA
- a CDS encoding DUF58 domain-containing protein, protein MTPSRTYSDPDAIARIADLTLRSRRLAEGAISGQHRSPFLGFNIEFASYREYSPGEDLRRLDWRVFARSDRHYIKQYEQESNVRVTFVVDASASMAYKGARAALSKFDYAATLVVSLALLLVRQQDPVGLVLFDEKATETLPPNATQAQIVAMTAQLERCAPSRTTDLGGLLRSLAGQLKRRSVVVVVSDLFTDPDGLYDSLNRLRFQGHEALILQILDRDELDLPFDGPTIFKDIEGDEELFAEPWAFRREYRKAMEDFLENTRRECGQRGYDHVRFVTDEPLADALSVFLHARLDADRAARQAGRS, encoded by the coding sequence ATGACGCCGTCGCGGACGTATTCCGATCCTGACGCGATCGCCCGGATCGCCGACCTGACGCTCCGCTCCCGTCGCCTGGCCGAAGGGGCGATCAGCGGCCAGCACCGCAGCCCGTTTCTCGGCTTCAACATCGAGTTCGCCTCGTACCGCGAGTACTCGCCCGGCGAGGACCTGCGGCGGCTCGACTGGCGTGTCTTCGCACGATCCGATCGGCACTACATCAAGCAATATGAGCAAGAGAGCAACGTGCGCGTCACGTTCGTCGTCGATGCCAGTGCGTCGATGGCGTACAAAGGGGCCCGGGCGGCACTCTCGAAGTTTGACTACGCCGCCACCCTGGTCGTCTCGCTCGCCTTGCTGCTGGTCAGGCAACAGGACCCGGTCGGCCTGGTCCTGTTCGACGAAAAGGCGACCGAGACCTTGCCGCCAAACGCCACCCAGGCGCAGATCGTGGCGATGACGGCGCAGCTCGAACGCTGTGCTCCGAGCCGAACGACGGATCTGGGCGGCTTGCTGCGATCGCTTGCCGGGCAGCTCAAGCGGCGGAGTGTCGTCGTGGTGGTCTCGGATCTGTTCACCGATCCCGACGGCTTGTATGACAGCCTCAACCGTCTCAGGTTCCAGGGTCACGAGGCCCTGATCCTTCAGATCCTCGACCGCGACGAGCTGGACTTGCCGTTCGACGGGCCGACAATCTTCAAGGACATCGAAGGGGATGAGGAACTATTTGCCGAGCCGTGGGCCTTCCGCCGCGAGTATCGCAAGGCGATGGAAGACTTCCTGGAAAACACCCGCCGGGAATGCGGCCAACGTGGCTATGACCATGTGCGGTTCGTCACCGACGAGCCGCTGGCCGACGCCTTGAGTGTCTTCCTCCACGCGCGGCTGGACGCCGACCGAGCGGCCCGACAGGCGGGGCGGTCCTGA